One Candidatus Thermoplasmatota archaeon genomic window carries:
- a CDS encoding SDR family oxidoreductase: MNGRVCMITGANSGIGYVTTRELAEMGADVVMVCRSKERGEAARNEIIRETGSGSVELMIADLSSQEEVRKLASDFMDTRDRLHVLVNNAALWPTKRILTVDGLELQFGLNHLAYFLLTNLLLDVLKASAPARVVNTSSGIHKRARINFDDLQAERGYRHMRAYGQSKVANVLFTYELARRLAGMGVTVNSFTPGMAKTNLGRYMSRGAQFIFRLLAKKTENGAATAIYLASSPEVDGVTGKYFADCRPAKSSKLSYDEDTAKRLWDVSEQLTGLGGG; the protein is encoded by the coding sequence ATGAACGGGAGGGTCTGTATGATTACCGGCGCCAACTCCGGGATAGGCTACGTCACCACCCGCGAGCTCGCGGAGATGGGAGCCGACGTCGTGATGGTCTGCAGGAGCAAGGAGCGCGGTGAGGCGGCCAGGAACGAGATCATTCGCGAGACCGGAAGCGGGTCCGTGGAGCTAATGATTGCCGACCTCTCCTCGCAGGAGGAAGTGCGGAAGCTGGCGTCCGACTTCATGGACACACGCGACCGCCTGCACGTACTGGTGAACAACGCCGCTCTGTGGCCCACGAAGCGCATACTCACTGTAGACGGCCTGGAGCTGCAGTTCGGGTTGAACCACCTGGCGTATTTCCTCCTGACGAACCTCTTGCTAGACGTTCTCAAAGCGAGCGCTCCCGCGAGGGTCGTCAACACGAGCTCGGGTATCCACAAGCGGGCCCGCATAAACTTCGACGACCTGCAGGCAGAGCGTGGGTACAGGCACATGCGGGCGTACGGGCAGTCGAAGGTCGCGAACGTGCTCTTCACGTACGAGCTCGCCCGTAGGTTGGCGGGCATGGGCGTCACCGTCAACAGCTTCACCCCCGGGATGGCGAAGACGAACCTCGGGCGGTACATGTCCCGCGGCGCACAGTTCATCTTCCGACTGCTCGCCAAGAAGACAGAGAATGGGGCGGCGACAGCGATCTATCTCGCGTCCTCGCCCGAGGTCGATGGCGTAACGGGTAAGTACTTCGCCGATTGCAGGCCCGCGAAGTCCTCGAAGCTATCCTACGATGAGGACACAGCCAAGCGGCTCTGGGACGTGAGCGAACAGCTCACAGGCCTGGGCGGTGGATGA
- a CDS encoding right-handed parallel beta-helix repeat-containing protein, whose product MNSNRFSCVLVLTALLLAAFVVIVPERAPALTPHDPIYIGNNAGFTAANGVTGGTGTPGDPYIIEGWEIDATNEIGIRIWNTDMPFIIRDVAIHSDGTNDSVDIFLGRLQDGRVENATLTDNRYAVSILITNNVTIMDSTISGDEYGLHIDRADNTTLVNNTIAPTTRRAIRLTQSENLTMSRNTITSDGIWIQDYGDEPSLYNSHTITPDNLVNGKPLYYHKNCDGLDIDGIPIGQLILVNCTNVQVANVDITDTLYGIQMFYADGATISDSSISAREHAVGIRYSPDVTLADMDFHDSGWGVYVGASDGFSISNSTFTSTSDGGLNLGGSPNGTIEGNEFISSGVLLGLSLEDHDTLTIQDNTVNGEPLLYYRNCNGVDIDGIPVGQLIMVNCDDVRVANVDASDTTLGIAMSSVSRAVVTDNVVAHGTYRGMNFGNVDDFILTGNTVTSCGSNGIYVSGGNDAVISGNVVTGSVYDGIRLGTMENVTFTGNDFSNNDWNGISLKYAENVTIAGNVLSHNNMSGADVYSSEWVTVTGNEAHSNQEHGLYIRHTENSTVTANNVSSNVGDGIRLYSATGMLVHHNNIDNAPNQAFDDGANAWDDGYPSGGNYWSDYAGVDDCSGPDQDICTGGDGIGDTNYTIDADSVDNYPLMAPYEDTEKPSVVILSPTEYESFDTAQIIVTGTASDQGFSGLKRVDVRIYGEDWILASGTTFWSARITLTFGNNFIEARATDAAGNTANFVVNATLTNEPPTASFTVSPTSGDTTTEFSVDASGSSDPEDLLAALEVRWDWEDDGTWDTAWSTTKTATHTYDSAGTHTIRLEVRDTGGGTNSTTMDVEVTDEAEEGLDMYLILGVVIVLVVVIAIAALVMRRRQAPPEEAPPEEEPSEDVTEEQDA is encoded by the coding sequence ATGAATTCCAACAGATTCTCTTGCGTGCTAGTTCTGACGGCCCTGCTCTTGGCGGCCTTCGTGGTGATAGTGCCTGAAAGGGCGCCGGCTCTGACCCCGCACGACCCGATCTATATCGGCAACAACGCGGGCTTCACCGCCGCGAACGGCGTCACGGGCGGCACCGGCACACCCGGCGACCCATACATCATAGAGGGCTGGGAGATCGACGCCACGAACGAGATTGGCATCAGGATCTGGAACACGGACATGCCGTTCATCATCCGCGACGTGGCCATCCACTCGGACGGAACGAACGACTCGGTCGACATCTTCCTCGGGCGGCTCCAGGACGGGCGCGTGGAGAACGCGACGCTCACGGACAACAGGTATGCCGTGTCGATTCTCATAACGAACAACGTCACCATCATGGACAGCACGATCTCCGGCGACGAGTACGGGCTGCATATCGACCGGGCCGACAACACGACGTTGGTGAACAACACGATAGCCCCGACCACCCGCCGCGCCATCCGGCTCACCCAATCCGAGAACCTCACCATGTCCCGGAACACCATCACATCGGACGGCATCTGGATCCAGGACTACGGCGATGAGCCTTCCCTCTACAACTCGCACACGATAACGCCTGACAATCTCGTCAACGGGAAGCCGCTGTACTATCACAAGAACTGCGATGGTCTCGACATCGACGGCATCCCCATCGGTCAGCTCATCCTCGTCAACTGCACGAACGTCCAGGTGGCCAATGTCGACATCACGGACACCCTGTACGGCATCCAGATGTTCTACGCCGACGGGGCAACGATATCGGACAGCAGCATCTCGGCTCGCGAACACGCAGTGGGGATTCGATACTCGCCGGACGTCACCCTCGCTGACATGGACTTCCACGACAGCGGATGGGGGGTATACGTCGGGGCCTCGGATGGTTTCTCTATCTCGAACAGCACGTTCACGTCGACGTCGGATGGCGGCCTCAACCTTGGCGGGTCCCCGAACGGGACGATTGAGGGCAACGAGTTCATCTCCAGCGGCGTCTTGCTCGGCCTTTCCCTCGAGGACCACGACACTCTCACGATCCAGGACAACACCGTCAACGGGGAACCGCTGCTCTACTACAGGAACTGCAACGGCGTGGATATCGACGGCATCCCGGTGGGGCAGCTCATCATGGTGAACTGCGATGACGTGCGCGTCGCCAACGTGGACGCGTCCGACACGACCCTCGGCATCGCGATGTCCTCCGTGAGCAGAGCCGTCGTCACGGACAACGTCGTGGCCCACGGCACGTACAGAGGCATGAACTTCGGGAACGTCGATGACTTCATCCTCACCGGGAACACCGTCACGTCGTGCGGGTCCAATGGCATCTATGTGTCTGGTGGCAACGACGCCGTCATATCCGGGAACGTGGTCACGGGCAGCGTATACGACGGCATCAGGTTGGGCACGATGGAGAACGTCACATTCACGGGGAACGACTTCTCGAACAACGACTGGAACGGGATATCCCTGAAGTACGCGGAGAACGTCACGATCGCGGGAAACGTCCTCTCCCACAACAACATGAGCGGAGCGGATGTGTACTCCAGTGAGTGGGTCACGGTTACGGGGAACGAGGCCCACTCGAACCAGGAGCACGGGCTATACATTCGGCACACGGAGAATTCAACGGTCACTGCCAACAACGTTTCCTCGAACGTTGGGGACGGCATCCGTCTCTACAGCGCGACGGGAATGCTCGTGCACCACAACAACATCGACAACGCCCCGAACCAGGCCTTCGACGACGGCGCGAACGCGTGGGACGACGGCTATCCCTCCGGCGGGAACTACTGGTCCGACTATGCGGGCGTGGACGACTGCAGCGGGCCCGATCAGGACATATGCACCGGTGGGGACGGGATAGGCGACACGAACTACACGATAGACGCGGACAGCGTGGACAACTACCCGCTCATGGCACCTTATGAGGATACGGAGAAGCCCAGCGTCGTGATACTCTCGCCGACAGAGTACGAGAGCTTCGACACCGCTCAGATCATCGTTACTGGCACAGCATCGGACCAGGGTTTCAGCGGGCTCAAACGGGTGGATGTGCGAATCTACGGAGAGGACTGGATCCTCGCCTCAGGGACAACATTCTGGTCAGCTCGAATTACCCTGACTTTCGGAAACAACTTCATCGAGGCGAGGGCAACGGACGCGGCGGGAAACACCGCCAACTTCGTCGTCAACGCCACGCTCACGAACGAGCCGCCGACGGCGTCCTTCACGGTATCTCCCACATCAGGGGACACGACCACGGAGTTCTCTGTGGACGCAAGCGGGAGCTCGGATCCTGAGGACCTGCTAGCCGCCCTCGAGGTCCGCTGGGACTGGGAGGACGACGGGACCTGGGACACTGCCTGGTCCACGACCAAGACGGCGACGCACACCTACGACTCAGCGGGAACGCACACGATAAGGCTCGAGGTCCGGGACACTGGCGGGGGCACTAACTCCACGACCATGGATGTTGAGGTGACCGACGAGGCGGAGGAGGGTCTGGACATGTACTTGATCCTCGGAGTGGTCATCGTTCTGGTAGTCGTGATAGCCATCGCGGCGCTCGTGATGCGCAGGAGGCAGGCCCCGCCAGAAGAAGCACCGCCGGAAGAGGAACCCTCCGAGGACGTGACCGAGGAACAGGACGCCTAG
- a CDS encoding NYN domain-containing protein, protein MAETNYGALLIDYDNIYACLMNQYGHDRSDAQLKSVEIVGNTISHMTETLGVSPIIRQAFADWGMNPDVPNELYTMGIRAVHVKGVRGKSSADIELSLRLQEVMLTREDINALVVLSGDRDYLPIAQRAQERGKQIIFYSFERTLSGDIKKLVGKDRYWYIDPESLKPFSERDFVEHREPKKKPRRLPSLIKHIPEEGTTTAGLAKKLGLKEDDILRQVQKLAGDGLVTAEKVGRWTKVKHVAPLDDDQKKALQAAAEAHKEYVPKYGSVKLSGFLVVKLAKALPEISHLDRKKIFNTLVERGLVQLQREKDARGDRFLVFTVVESHPLVKQTAGTRRRRKKG, encoded by the coding sequence ATGGCAGAAACAAACTACGGCGCTTTGCTGATAGACTACGATAACATCTACGCCTGTCTGATGAACCAGTACGGTCACGACAGATCGGATGCCCAGCTGAAGTCGGTCGAGATCGTCGGCAACACGATATCGCACATGACCGAGACACTTGGAGTGTCCCCAATAATCAGGCAGGCTTTCGCGGACTGGGGGATGAACCCGGACGTGCCCAACGAGCTCTACACGATGGGCATAAGGGCAGTGCACGTGAAGGGTGTCAGGGGCAAGAGTAGCGCGGACATCGAGCTGTCGCTGCGCCTGCAGGAGGTGATGCTCACCCGCGAGGACATCAACGCGCTCGTCGTACTGTCAGGCGACAGGGACTACCTGCCCATCGCCCAGCGCGCGCAGGAGCGGGGCAAGCAGATCATCTTCTACTCATTCGAGCGCACGCTCTCCGGAGACATCAAGAAGCTCGTGGGCAAGGACAGGTACTGGTACATCGACCCCGAGAGCCTGAAGCCGTTCTCCGAGCGGGACTTCGTCGAGCACCGCGAACCGAAGAAGAAACCCAGGAGGCTGCCCTCACTGATCAAGCACATCCCGGAGGAAGGAACGACGACCGCCGGGCTGGCGAAGAAGCTCGGGCTGAAGGAGGACGACATCCTTCGGCAGGTACAGAAGCTCGCAGGAGATGGACTCGTCACGGCAGAGAAGGTAGGAAGGTGGACCAAGGTCAAGCACGTCGCTCCGCTCGATGACGACCAGAAGAAGGCGCTGCAGGCTGCCGCGGAGGCGCACAAGGAGTACGTCCCGAAGTACGGTAGCGTGAAGCTCTCCGGCTTCCTCGTGGTCAAGCTGGCGAAGGCACTCCCCGAGATAAGTCACCTGGACAGGAAGAAGATATTCAACACCCTCGTTGAGAGGGGTCTGGTGCAGCTGCAGAGGGAGAAGGACGCCCGGGGCGACCGCTTCCTCGTGTTCACGGTGGTCGAGAGCCATCCGTTGGTGAAGCAGACCGCGGGAACCCGCAGAAGGCGCAAGAAAGGCTGA
- a CDS encoding thermonuclease family protein has product MGQIRHQIVLLAVVTFVVVSMIISVIPAPEPQEHGGAGENIEGEVTRIVDGDTLYIDDVKIRLALVDAPEYGETGYDEAKDFAADICPEGSQATADQDDWQLEDEYGRMIAVVYCGGKNLNYELLKSGHAVILTQYCAVSEFGDETWAVEYGC; this is encoded by the coding sequence ATGGGGCAGATCCGGCACCAAATCGTCTTGCTCGCAGTCGTGACCTTCGTGGTTGTGTCAATGATCATCTCGGTCATTCCTGCTCCAGAGCCTCAGGAACACGGCGGTGCCGGGGAGAACATCGAGGGCGAGGTGACGAGGATCGTGGACGGGGACACGCTCTATATCGATGACGTCAAGATCCGCCTGGCGCTGGTGGACGCGCCCGAGTATGGGGAGACCGGTTACGACGAGGCGAAGGACTTCGCAGCGGACATCTGCCCCGAAGGATCGCAGGCGACGGCGGACCAGGACGACTGGCAGCTGGAGGACGAGTACGGGCGCATGATCGCCGTGGTCTACTGCGGCGGGAAGAACCTGAACTACGAACTTCTGAAGAGCGGGCACGCGGTCATTCTCACGCAGTACTGCGCCGTCAGCGAGTTCGGCGATGAGACGTGGGCTGTGGAATACGGGTGCTAG
- a CDS encoding YdhR family protein, with protein MPKQLLEISFKFNIPREEYEAAACDLANAFANVPGLQWKVWTLNEQDKEAGGVYLFEDESSLQTFLASDLAAQVKNHPAFSELSAKPYEVLEEPTRTCRGPV; from the coding sequence ATGCCAAAGCAGCTACTTGAGATAAGTTTCAAATTCAACATTCCGAGAGAGGAGTACGAGGCGGCGGCGTGCGACCTGGCCAACGCGTTCGCGAACGTCCCCGGCCTTCAGTGGAAGGTCTGGACCCTGAACGAACAAGACAAGGAGGCGGGAGGCGTCTATCTGTTCGAGGACGAGTCCTCGCTGCAGACGTTCCTCGCGAGCGATCTCGCGGCGCAGGTCAAGAACCACCCTGCTTTCAGCGAGCTAAGCGCGAAGCCGTACGAGGTGCTAGAAGAGCCGACCCGCACCTGCCGCGGTCCGGTTTAG
- a CDS encoding PIN domain-containing protein, translating into MFLDTTIVVEVLRSRRESERFGRILEAIEDDPLFISMLQLAELSDWCLENSIDLSEWISRLKGIVGVVPLTEDICLEGSRIKREMREHGMSKFSLLDGIILASARSIDQKLLTTDSDFRGAEDAVVIG; encoded by the coding sequence ATGTTCCTTGACACGACCATCGTGGTGGAGGTCCTCCGCTCGAGGCGGGAGTCCGAGAGGTTCGGGAGGATTCTCGAGGCGATCGAGGACGACCCCTTGTTCATCTCAATGCTCCAGCTGGCGGAGCTCTCGGATTGGTGTCTGGAGAACAGCATCGACCTGTCCGAATGGATCTCGAGGCTGAAGGGCATCGTGGGAGTGGTCCCCCTGACCGAGGACATCTGTCTGGAGGGCTCCAGAATCAAGCGCGAAATGCGGGAGCACGGCATGTCCAAGTTCAGCCTGCTGGACGGCATCATCCTCGCGAGCGCGCGGTCGATCGACCAAAAGCTGCTCACGACGGACTCCGATTTCCGCGGGGCCGAGGATGCTGTTGTTATCGGGTGA
- a CDS encoding zinc ribbon domain-containing protein, with translation MTTCTTCGGAIQETDVTCPRCGAALAQQAKGPAEASSTAKAGGAIGAVGSIAMFVQNLMIVIGLLLLVVSIGVIFSDPGGAFDQAFVGVILIMYSFYVDYLGLAIIGVGLVVISVGLRKVVSGKTMALGLTAGIMCILWVVLTYLWRIYYPGAMAESLSILLEDIMGLSSTTAGTFDAIIGQVQGMMYTWIGASVLLIIASFVFAFFISGVGKDTNYPGKLRSYSWPIFTIVNGVGTILVATFVLGALNLNFNRIGLLAGLFIKGLVVPIIALYVYISLLRKFLKLGKVTEHPAPVAYPAAPPAPAYYPPPPAAPAPPAAPVEAPPVEEPPAEEPAPPEETEPPEEPGPPVEEAPPEEPGPQPGQALCASCGQPLVAGDKFCMHCGAGAK, from the coding sequence ATGACAACTTGCACAACTTGCGGAGGCGCTATTCAGGAGACCGACGTCACATGTCCCCGTTGCGGCGCGGCCCTCGCCCAGCAGGCCAAGGGGCCGGCCGAGGCGAGCTCGACCGCCAAGGCGGGGGGAGCGATAGGGGCCGTGGGCTCCATCGCGATGTTCGTCCAGAACCTGATGATCGTCATAGGCCTGCTGCTCCTGGTGGTCTCCATCGGGGTCATCTTCTCGGACCCGGGCGGGGCGTTCGACCAGGCGTTCGTGGGAGTGATTCTGATAATGTACAGCTTCTACGTCGACTACCTCGGTCTCGCGATAATAGGCGTCGGACTCGTGGTCATCAGCGTGGGGCTGAGGAAGGTCGTCAGCGGGAAGACGATGGCGCTGGGCCTCACGGCCGGCATCATGTGCATACTTTGGGTCGTCCTCACGTACCTGTGGCGGATCTACTACCCGGGGGCGATGGCGGAGTCCCTCTCGATCCTGCTGGAGGACATAATGGGGCTCAGCAGCACCACGGCCGGCACGTTCGACGCGATCATCGGCCAGGTGCAGGGCATGATGTACACCTGGATAGGGGCTTCCGTGCTGCTGATCATAGCGTCGTTCGTCTTCGCGTTCTTCATCTCGGGCGTGGGGAAGGACACGAACTACCCGGGGAAGCTCAGGAGCTACTCCTGGCCCATCTTCACCATAGTCAACGGCGTGGGCACCATCCTCGTCGCGACGTTCGTGCTCGGCGCCCTGAACCTGAACTTCAACCGCATAGGGCTGTTGGCGGGCCTGTTCATCAAGGGCCTCGTCGTGCCCATCATCGCGCTCTACGTGTACATCTCGCTGCTGAGGAAGTTCCTCAAGCTGGGGAAGGTCACGGAGCACCCGGCGCCCGTGGCGTATCCCGCCGCCCCGCCGGCCCCGGCGTACTACCCGCCGCCACCCGCCGCTCCAGCACCGCCCGCCGCTCCGGTGGAGGCCCCGCCCGTCGAGGAACCGCCCGCGGAGGAACCGGCACCTCCGGAGGAGACGGAACCGCCAGAGGAACCCGGACCGCCCGTGGAGGAAGCTCCGCCGGAGGAACCTGGACCTCAGCCCGGGCAGGCATTATGCGCCTCGTGCGGTCAACCGCTGGTAGCGGGCGATAAGTTCTGCATGCACTGCGGGGCGGGCGCGAAGTAG